Below is a window of Arabidopsis thaliana chromosome 2, partial sequence DNA.
AATATGATATTACAATGCTTAGAACATGGTTATAAGtgataattataaaatatcattaaaaataatttaatattatttataatatttgtttaatagattttttttttttcctttttggtaAATGCGACCAATCAGAGGATATCACGTCACATGATACTGGTATCAAAAACATCATTGAGCTGATCAAgttcattttaattattttattaatataaaaataatttttggacTTGTGATACTATAGAAATATCACTCATGTACATGGTCTTAGTTTCCCCAAATGTACACTTGTATTATTGAAACTAGAAAAGAACCCGTGATACTAgtaaatcttttatttattatgttgtaatttaaataaatatatatttagatattcaattcaacaattaatatctcttgcatttttatttatcaaaaaaaaaagagtacaaaGCAAAATATTCAGAGAAAAATAGAGTCCATAACTccatatatgtttgttttcttaatgtCATTTActcaattatttttcatatataagtAATAACCAACATATagctgtcaaaaaaaaaaaacaacatggTTGGAAAATGGTCACAAATAAAACACTGCTAagtttgccaaaaaaaaaaaaaaaaaaactgctaCATGCAAGTGGAGCTACCACGCAAAGTTAGAGGCTTAAACACATTtactaaaaagtaaaactttAGGTACGAAAGTTCCATAACTTCTCACCTTCTCTGTAGTCGAAGAATCTGAGGAttgataaatgttttaaacAAAGAAGCACAACAAGCGTAAGAAAGGCGCAGAAGATCTCTCGAAGATAAGATCCCAAGATTTGGAGAACTAGTCCGATTCTCTAACCATGTTCAAAggtgaaaattaaaaagaagacaagaacacCTGAATATTCTTTGATAAATGTACTTCTTTTCACATCTCTAGGCCAGCCAGTAACTTCGATTCAAGAACTCAATCATCCCAAGAGATCAAAGAGATTTACACAAGATGAACTAGTTTACAAGAGGCtgcacaaaagaaaagaaaaaaatggtttggTTAGTGAGGAATCATCttgattaatttttcattttaataaatGAACATATCATTGTCAAAGAATGTTATTCCGTGGCACCCACGAATGAACATGTTTTAGAGGGCTAAAATCTCTGATTATGCCAAAGTACATCTTTTTTAGTACTGTGTGTCGTCTGAGATTTGTCTTATTGTCTAATAATTGGAATCATGTTCTGACGTACACCTACTAGCTAAAGGCACCAGACATAAATAGTGTTTAATATTCAGCAAAATCATCGTCCTTTTCTATAGATGCTCAATATAAACCAGTAAATGTATAGATTACCCAAGTTGCTCAACGATCTTGAAGCCAATAATGGCATGATTCGCTTTTTGTCACACTCCGGTGATTAAAGACTTCAACAGAGCTAATCAGATCGAAAAGACATCTATCACTGCAAAGAAGTACTTAACTATATACTTTTCTCGATCACACAAGATGGAAAAATTGCAAGAAATATTACACACAAGCTTAACAATTCACCTACAACTACAACACTACAACAGATACTCAATAAATTTCAGTAAATATAAGATTACCTGAAGTtgctctttttttatttattgaataCCATGAGGTTTTAAGCCGAAACCCGTAATTCTCCAAAGCCCGAAATCacatcatgtaatattagtttcatCTCAAACGTCACTCGAACCGGCGACCTCTAAGCATGTAAATTGCTTAACGATCTTTGGAGCCAAGAATGGCAAAATCACAATCCCACAAtggaaacaatataaaagTTAACTAAGCTAATCCAACAATGCAAAGAGGAACTCTATAgagattatattattttcaatcatacaagaaaaaaaaattgcaaaaaatattaaacacaaGCTTAACAATCACATGCTTTATGAATAGTATCGGATACGATAGGGGGTTAATTCGACactaatgatgatgataagatCCAAAATGCTGAAAGAGGTAAGGGAGGGTCCAATAGTTATTGGTAAACTTTACGGACACTAGCAAGAAAAAGGAAGCCTCCTAATTTCCTTATAGCAATGGTCAAGAGAATCTCATTCCACTAAAACTATTAAACCTTTATTATGTCCTTTAAGGGACTAGACTCTAATGATCATTATCATATCAAAGCTTCTATCAAAACTTTTGTCCCTTcactaaaattttatgtggTAGCTAAAAGAATGGTCATTCTAAAAATCTCTCATTTCAAAGTATATATTCTTCCAACTGGCTTATAACCCCACACATTGCTTTTCTCCTCCTACATATAAGGAGCTCCACACTCCCTCAAACTAAACCAATTCAAGTCATCTCTATCCGTCAACAATACAAACCAACCTTCTCAATTCCTCTCTTTTCATCCACATTTTCACTAGCTAATGGCTTCTAGTTCAATGAGCACCTCATCATGGACAGCTAGAGAGGACAAGCAATTCGAAATGGCGTTGGCGAAATTCGACAAGGACACTCCTGACCGTTGGCAAAAAATTGCAAGGGCAGTTGGTGGGAAATCAACTGAAGAAGTAAAGCGACACTATGAATTGCTCCTTAGGGATGTGAATGACATTGAGTCAGGACGCTATCCACAACCTAGGTACCGTAACACTAATTGAAGCCATTAATAAAATGCCTTTCTATCAAGAAGAGGACATTTGAGAGAATCTATAAAGAACTAAGAATTTCGATGTATTTCTTATATTctatttgctttctttttttgtttttttttttaatttctgtttGGTTTTCAGATATATAATAATCTCTCTCAATATCCATCCTATTCTAATCCAATCAATTTAAGTTCATATAGTAACAGTCTCGGAACATTCTATCAGTTTTATGGATTAAGCATACgaaaaatcagaaatcatCGAGATTTGATCGATCAAACTTCGTATAAGTCGAAgtcattattatttatttatgataaattataAATCGAAGTTGATAGAGAAAAGCAAGACTTATTTTTGCACTATAAACCAACATCAATGCGTAGCATGAGATCAATAAACATAATCTTCACACTGAAATCGAAGGATTCacgaaacaaaattattgatGTTCAATGAAAGAGGAGAAGATGAATGTTTCGAAGTTCGGTAACGGAGTAATTATGACTGCTAATATCCTTCGGGTTACCGTGAACTACACGTTATGTAAGCAAATTTTGGGCGGGAACTTTTacactcttttgtttcttaatatacacatttatttttaaaatatttcagttgTTGAAAATTAACTAATACACTACAAgctcaaatatttatatatttctctatatagaaataaatttatggacaaaaaaacgaaaatatgCTTAAACGTAAAACTAATATAAACGATATTATTAAACACAATTTGTataggggaaaaaaaaacgatcaAAGATTCAATTCTCCTGTCAAAGGATCAAATGTGAAAAATGGCCTTACAAATGGGCTAAAATATGGGcctatatttaatttttggcCCATATCTGGATTCGAGTAGTCTCCAAACAACCGATGTGTCATACATAGCTCACAAGTCAGTCATAACTCATAACCTAGCCACCGTGGGTTTATGCTCGGGCCTACCGGAGAGACATTTCCGACGACTGTGCACAATCATTTCTATTAACCTTGAGAGTACCATTTTCTCATTCCGAAATGTTTGAATTGTAAAAGgacttttgtttcttgcttgGGGTTTAGGAGGCTGCTTTTTAGTCGTATTTCAATGGCTGCTTCTAGATTATGTTCCGCGGCGGCGATAGCTGCTGCGTTCACTTCAATGTCGATGTCACAGAACCGCGCTTACGCTGACTCGCGATTTCGCtttcctttcttctcttcttcacctcCGGCAGAAGAATCTCCAACCGATCATAAGTCTTCTTCGAATTCTAAATCGGAGACTAAACCTGACTCCGATGAGCCTAAAGGATCTGGTTTCGATCCTGAGTCATTGGAAAGAGGTGCTAAAGCTCTTCGTGAAATCAATAGCTCTCCTCATTCCAAACAGGTGATAATTGAATCTCTTTCGAGAAATCAACAAGCTCTAGAGTCGTTGATTCTTGTGTTTTGAGACGTTGCTTACATGTTATTGTGTTCACCAGGTGTTTGATCTAATGCGAAAGCAGGAGAAGACTCGATTAGCTGAATTAGCGGCTGAGAAAGAACATAATGAAGCTATTCAAGCTAGCAAGGACATTGTTAGTAACTTGCTCTTCCTTAtgttatatattgaaaatttgagCATGGAGGTTTTGATATGATGTTCCATTGCATTGTCTTTCAAGTTACATTCTCTAAATCTTATTAGGATGTTGGAATCAACTGTCTTTTCGGTGTCTTTGTTGTTTCCTGCTTCAAAGTTTTGCTGAACATTCGTTGCAGAATCTGAAATTTATTATGTTGTAACATTTTAAGTCTGGGAAGCGACAAATATGATTGTTTTATGGGGCTTTGAATGAGCAGGAAAGACAGCGGAAATTGGCAGAGGATCAGAGAAATTTAGTGCAGCAACAGGCCCAAGCGAAAGCGCAAAATCTTAGATATGAGGATGAGTTGGCCAGGAAGAGAATGCAGGTACATTTTTAGAAAGAAACTGTGAACCTATGTGTAACATTTTAAGGTCTTGTGAGGGTTCTTTACTGAGAAGAAGTCTTTGACTTGGAAATTTTGCAGACAGATAATGAAGCTCAGAGACGGCATAATGCTGAATTGGTTTCGATGCAAGAAGCATCTTCTATACGGAAAGAGAAAGCAAGAATTGCCACGGAAGAACAGATTCAAGCACAGCAGCGCGAGactgagaaagagagagcgGAACTTGAGCGAGAAACAATTCGCGTGAAAGCTATGGCTGAGGCTGAAGGCCGAGCTCATGAAGCTAAACTCACTGAGGAGCAGAATAGAAGAATGCTTCTAGATAAGATAAATGGTGAAAGGGAGAAATGGCTTGCAGCAATCAACACGACTTTCAGTCACATTGAAGGTATGGAACTTATAAGCATTGTCCCTTAGATATACACATCTTGTTATACTTAGATTCCCTCAGTTTCTAGTTTCTTTTATATCTGTGGTTCTCCTTGGATTTTTCTGAAATTAAGCAACCTTCTGAGGAATATTTGAGAAGACAATCACCTGGCCAATTATGATTCTCTTCTCTAGGAAGTTATATGCTTCTGATATTTTGGAAATGTGGCTTCATATTCACTTCCCTATATGATCTTGGCAGGAGGAGTAAGGACCTTATTAACTGATCGAAGTAAATTGATTATGACTGTTGGAGGAGTTACGGCATTAGCCGCTGGGGTTTACACAACTCGGTATGCATTGCTTAACATGATTTAAGAAGCCTAACATAAGTAAATTGATTATTATCgcatttttaaaacttatacaGCTGTGATTTAAGAAGCCTAATCGTTCTTTTCTTGACAACAGAGAAGGTGCTAGGGTTACCTGGGGTTATATCAATAGAATTCTTGGGCAGCCATCACTGATCAGAGAATCTTCCATGGGCCGATTCCCATGGGCAGGCTCAGTGTCTCAGTTTAAGAACAAACTTAGCACAGCTGCAGGGGCAGCAGCATCTGCAGAAGGAGAAAAGCCTCTTGAAAATGTAATTCTCCATCGTTCTTTGAAGACGAGAATTGAGCGTCTTGCAAGAGCCACAGCAAATACCAAGTCACATAAAGCACCATTCCGAAACATGATGTTTTATGGGCCTCCAGGTACCGGAAAAACTATGGTGGCGAGGGAGATTGCTCGGAAGTCGGtgagtttgttttctttatgcAACAGAGAACCTGAGCCAAGTTCAGGAATCTACAATAGATTGAACCATTACATGCCTCACTTATTTACATCTGTTTGATTATTTCGTTCTGCAGGGTCTTGATTATGCTATGATGACAGGAGGAGATGTTGCTCCTCTTGGTGCACAGGCTGTTACAAAGATCCATGAAATATTTGATTGGGctaagaaatcaaacaaagggTTACTGCTTTTCATCGATGAAGCTGATGCTTTCCTATGCGAGTAAGATGCTTTCACCTTTTACCTCAAGCCTTCAGTTATATTACTGATTCTCATCTACTAGACCTCTAAAATATAGAATATAGttgaacaaaaatttcttGTATTCTGATTGCAAACACAATTCCACAATGTAGTATAGTCGCAGTAGGATCAGTGGATTGTTCTTGCGCATTGTTACTTCTACTGTATCTCCAGAGTTCTCTTGTCTTAATAGTTATCAAATTCTTGATCTTTTATCACAGACGTAACAGCACTTACATGAGTGAGGCTCAGCGCAGCGCTCTGAACGCGTTGCTCTTTCGAACCGGTGATCAATCGCGGGACATAGTCCTTGTCCTGGCTACAAACAGACCTGGAGATCTCGACAGTGCAGTCACTGACAGGATCGACGAAGTTATCGAGTTTCCTCTCCCTGGTGAAGAAGAACGCTTCAAGCTCCTCAAGCTCTATCTCAACAAGTACCTAATGGGTGACGACAAGAAAGGTGAGAAAGACTCAAACCTTAAATGGAGCAACTtgttcaagaagaagaagtcacaGAAGATAACCATTGAAGGAGACCTAACCGACCAAGTGATTAAAGAAGCTGCAAAAAAGACAGAAGGCTTTTCTGGTCGTGAAATCGCTAAGCTTGTCGCCGGTGTTCAAGCTGCGGTATATGGACGACAGGATTGTGTCTTGGATTCCCAACTTTTTGAAGAAATTGTGGATTATAAGATCGAAGAACATCACCAGAGAATCAGACTTGCGACTGAAGGTGGCCAATCGTTTCCGTAGATCTTTTTGTATCACCGAATCACTCCGTTGTTTCGATTCTATTAAACTGAAATAGTAACATTGTTTGAGTAACCGGTTCAATTTCGGTTAGCTGGAATTTGGTCCAATTTTTATCGTAGGTTTCCCGGTTATACAAACCGCTTCAGACACATGTGATGTGACCTCTCTAATCTTAttgctttcaagtttcaaagtGTGGTCTCTGAGGGGAACACGGCCAGCCGTATAATAGGACACGTGGTGAATACTCAGAGAAAGCTCCACAACCAAACCGCATCCTTGGTTGCCACGTAACCTCGTGCAAACACGTGGCGAACAGTAACCGCTTCTCGGAAAGACCTCTGGTCTTTGGATTCGAACGTCTCTCTATAACTATAACTTCCGAGGACATTGGAACTAGgatcaaaactttttaaaaagggaCAAAACTAAATTGGTCATAGCAAATTCAAAGAAGTTTGATTCGGAATCACTGGTTAAAGAGAtgatggagagaagaagaacggCATTGGTATTGTTTGTGGTAGTGGTGGTGTTGACGTGGCAAGAGGGTGTATTGGGGAAATGGTTAGAGTCGACGGCGAAGGAAAAGACCGGTTCATGGGCTGGTTGGGTCTCCGACAAAATCACCACGTAAGTGATATCTAATATCCGAAACTGAAACACACCTGTGGTTGAATCTGTCCTTTACGTAACCATCACGTTGATCCAATTCAGTCTATACTTTCTCTCATTTGGATGTTAAGTACGTGTTTAGTGAGATTAGTAATGTCTTATTGCGTTTTTTATTGGAATCTTTAGATTCGTTCACTACATTGGATATTTACGCATGTATTTGGCCGTAGTTAAGTGAGTGATTGAGAGGTAACGTTTTACTTCTTTTCCCAGTGGATTTGGTactaagaaagaagaaacaggaatttatcaaaaatctAAAGATGAAGCAAGAAAAGCGGCTCAAGCCGCGGAAAACTATGCTTATGACAAGGCAAATTACGTCAAGGACTCTGCTTACGACAATGCAGGTTACGCCAAGGATTTTGCTGAGAACAAGGCAGAGTACGCAAAGGATTTCGCTTATGACAAGGCTGGTGATGCAAAGAACATGGCATACGAAAATGCGGGCTATGCTAAGGATTTTGCATATGACAAGGCTGGTGATGCAAAGG
It encodes the following:
- a CDS encoding AAA-type ATPase family protein (AAA-type ATPase family protein; FUNCTIONS IN: nucleoside-triphosphatase activity, ATPase activity, nucleotide binding, ATP binding; EXPRESSED IN: 23 plant structures; EXPRESSED DURING: 13 growth stages; CONTAINS InterPro DOMAIN/s: ATPase, AAA-type, core (InterPro:IPR003959), ATPase, AAA+ type, core (InterPro:IPR003593), ATPase, AAA-type, conserved site (InterPro:IPR003960), Protein of unknown function DUF3523 (InterPro:IPR021911); BEST Arabidopsis thaliana protein match is: AAA-type ATPase family protein (TAIR:AT4G36580.1); Has 47815 Blast hits to 38452 proteins in 3171 species: Archae - 1435; Bacteria - 14558; Metazoa - 11715; Fungi - 4870; Plants - 3045; Viruses - 138; Other Eukaryotes - 12054 (source: NCBI BLink).): MAASRLCSAAAIAAAFTSMSMSQNRAYADSRFRFPFFSSSPPAEESPTDHKSSSNSKSETKPDSDEPKGSGFDPESLERGAKALREINSSPHSKQVFDLMRKQEKTRLAELAAEKEHNEAIQASKDIERQRKLAEDQRNLVQQQAQAKAQNLRYEDELARKRMQTDNEAQRRHNAELVSMQEASSIRKEKARIATEEQIQAQQRETEKERAELERETIRVKAMAEAEGRAHEAKLTEEQNRRMLLDKINGEREKWLAAINTTFSHIEGGVRTLLTDRSKLIMTVGGVTALAAGVYTTREGARVTWGYINRILGQPSLIRESSMGRFPWAGSVSQFKNKLSTAAGAAASAEGEKPLENVILHRSLKTRIERLARATANTKSHKAPFRNMMFYGPPGTGKTMVAREIARKSGLDYAMMTGGDVAPLGAQAVTKIHEIFDWAKKSNKGLLLFIDEADAFLCERNSTYMSEAQRSALNALLFRTGDQSRDIVLVLATNRPGDLDSAVTDRIDEVIEFPLPGEEERFKLLKLYLNKYLMGDDKKGEKDSNLKWSNLFKKKKSQKITIEGDLTDQVIKEAAKKTEGFSGREIAKLVAGVQAAVYGRQDCVLDSQLFEEIVDYKIEEHHQRIRLATEGGQSFP
- the RL4 gene encoding RAD-like 4 (RAD-like 4 (RL4); FUNCTIONS IN: DNA binding; EXPRESSED IN: rosette leaf; CONTAINS InterPro DOMAIN/s: SANT, DNA-binding (InterPro:IPR001005), Molecular chaperone, heat shock protein, Hsp40, DnaJ (InterPro:IPR015609), Homeodomain-like (InterPro:IPR009057), Myb, DNA-binding (InterPro:IPR014778), SANT, eukarya (InterPro:IPR017884); BEST Arabidopsis thaliana protein match is: RAD-like 1 (TAIR:AT4G39250.1); Has 590 Blast hits to 589 proteins in 71 species: Archae - 0; Bacteria - 0; Metazoa - 117; Fungi - 0; Plants - 467; Viruses - 0; Other Eukaryotes - 6 (source: NCBI BLink).), with the protein product MASSSMSTSSWTAREDKQFEMALAKFDKDTPDRWQKIARAVGGKSTEEVKRHYELLLRDVNDIESGRYPQPRYRNTN